CGGGCATGACCGGCATGACCGTGCCCACCGACTTGGGCGGACCCGGGCACTCCCTCCTGGACGCCGTCCTCGTGGTCGAGGAGATGGCGAAGCAGTGCGGTGTGACCGGCCGGATCGCCGTGGAGGCGAACATGGGGGCCATCTCGGCGATCCTGGCCTACGGCACCGATTCCCAGCGACGCCTGGCCGCCGACCTGGTGCTGGGCGGCGACAAGCCCGCCATCTGCATCACCGAGCCCGGAGCCGGGAGCGCCGCTTCGCAGATGACCACCCGGGCCGACCGTCGGGGCGATTCCTACGTGCTGAACGGGAAGAAGCACTGGATAACTGGTGGCGGCGTGTCTCGCCTCCACCTGGTGTTCGCCCGGGTGTTCGACGAGCAGGGTGACGAGGAGGGCATCGGCGGGTTCCTCGCCATCCGCGACGAGACGCCGGGACTGGTCATCGGCCGGCGGGAGCCGACCATGGGCCTGCGGGGCATTCCGGAGACGGAGGTCCTGTTCGAGGACATGCAGGTCGATGCCGAAATGGTGCTGGTTCCACCGTCCGGGTTCGGGAGCGGCTTCGCCGAGCTGATGAACTCGTACAACAGCCAGCGGGTAGGGGCCGGCACGGTCGCCCTGGGACTGGCCACCGGTGCGTACGAGCGTGCCGTCGCCTTCACCAAGGAGCGCGAGCAGTTCGATCGCCCCATCGCCGAGTTCCAGGGCGTCCAGTGGATGCTGGCCGACATGAGCATCCGGCTGGAGGCGGCTCGCAGCCTGACCTACCGGGCCGCCGACTCACGTGGCCCGGACGACAGCCCATTTCCTGATCCGGCCCTGGCCGCACAGGCCAAGGTCTTCACATCGGAGGCCTGCATAGACGTGGCCAACGACGCCCTGCAGCTCTTCGGAGCCGCCGGCTACTCGCGGAACAACCCGATGGAGCGCATCTGCCGGGACGTGCGGATGTTCACCATCGGCGGCGGGACGGCCCAGATCCTGCGGACGGTCGTGGCGGCCCGGGTGCTGGACATGAAGCTCCCCCAGACCCGTGACGGCTTCCAACGCCTGGCGGACCGGGCGTGAGCGTCCGGACGGCCGCCATGGCGGGACCGTCGACGCTTGCACCGATCGACACGGGAGAGCGCAGCCTGGCCGAGCTTGCCTATGAGCGGATCCTGACAGCG
This region of Acidimicrobiales bacterium genomic DNA includes:
- a CDS encoding acyl-CoA dehydrogenase family protein, which codes for MMWQLTEEQLDLQARARALATEVVGPRAADVDRTESYPWENVEALRDAGMTGMTVPTDLGGPGHSLLDAVLVVEEMAKQCGVTGRIAVEANMGAISAILAYGTDSQRRLAADLVLGGDKPAICITEPGAGSAASQMTTRADRRGDSYVLNGKKHWITGGGVSRLHLVFARVFDEQGDEEGIGGFLAIRDETPGLVIGRREPTMGLRGIPETEVLFEDMQVDAEMVLVPPSGFGSGFAELMNSYNSQRVGAGTVALGLATGAYERAVAFTKEREQFDRPIAEFQGVQWMLADMSIRLEAARSLTYRAADSRGPDDSPFPDPALAAQAKVFTSEACIDVANDALQLFGAAGYSRNNPMERICRDVRMFTIGGGTAQILRTVVAARVLDMKLPQTRDGFQRLADRA